The DNA region GCGTCTGCGGATCGCGTTCGAGCATCTCGCGGTCGAGATCGCCGACGATCCAGAACCGTTCGAGCCCGATGCCGACGACCTCGCGCAGATCGAAGACGAGTTGCGCTCGACCGTGGCGGCGATGCGAGCCGAGGTCGCGTACCAGGGAATCGCGGAGCGGGAGATCTGCGGCCGATGCCGGTACCGATCGATCTGCCCGGACTCTGCGGCGCGGAGTGAGCCGGTCTGGCCGGTTGTCGAGCCGGACGACGCCGACGCCGACGCGTAGCGCGTGGGCGCTGCCGAGGCTTCTGCACATGACCCACGGCGTAATCGAGCGGTTCCTGCGCAGCCTGGTGGGGCACGACTGGTCCGCGCTCGAGGCGTGCCTCGCGGACGACTTCACGCGGGTCGGCCCGTACGGCGATGCCTACTCGTCGAAGGCCGACTACCTGGCATTCCTCTCGGATCTCATGCCGCGCCTTGCGGGCTACGAGATGCAGGTTGCTCGTGTCTCCTACGCCGACGGCGCTGAGCGCCATGACCGACGACGGGCGGATCAGCCGCGTCGAGGTGTTCACCAGACGCGCTCTCCGGCGTGAGTTCGCGCAGCCGACCCGCGACAGGCTGCGTCGAGCTGACGCACAGAACGTCGTCAGTCCGAAGCGCCCAGATCGACGCGGAGAGTGAGGACGCCATCGGTGAAGTCCCAGGTGGCGTCGCCCACGATCGCGAAATCCTGGAAGTCGAGCTGCGCCTGCTCGACGAACTTCTGCCGCTCGGGGCCGGCGACCGGCGGGAGCGGACGGGCGCGCACCGCCGCCGCGCGCTCGCGGAACCGGGCAAGCATCGCTTCGACATCGAGCTCGTCATCCATATGAGGACGCTACCCAACCAGGCGGGCGACGAGCACCCGATCGCGGTCGGTGTGGTCCTTGCGGATCGACACCTCGGTGTAACCCGCCGCGCTCGCGTGCGCGGCCATCGCCTCGGCCTGATGGGGCGCGAGCTCACACACCAGTACACCGCTTTCGCGCTCGAGCCACTCGCGAGCGTCGTCGACGATCTGTTCGATCGCTTCCACACCGGTCGGGCCGCTCACCAGCGCGAGGCGCGGCTCCCAGTCGGCGATCTCGCGCGGGAGGTCTTCCACCTCGGCCGCGGCGACGTACGGAGGGTTCGAGACGACCAGGCGCAGCTCGCCTTTGAGGTGGTGGGGCAGCGCGTCGAACCACGAGCCCTGTACCGAGCGCACGCGCGCGGCCAACGATCCCGCGCCGGCAAAGTTCGCGCGTGCGACCGCCAGAGCATCGTCGCTGATGTCGGTTGCCCACACTTCGGCATCGGGAAGCTCCGACACGAGCGCAAGCGCGAGCGCACCCGAGCCGGTTCCGAGGTCGGCAACGGAATATGTCGCGGTCGCGCCGGCCCACGCGTTGGGGCGCCCGCGGCGCAAACCGAGTCGCACCGCTTCCTCGATCGCGGTCTGCGCGACGACTTCCGTCTCCGGACGCGGCACGAGCACGCGGGAATCGACGAAGAGATCGAAGCCGAGGAATTGCCAGATCCCGAGCACGTACTGCAACGGCTCGCCCGCCGCGCGCCGTTCGAGCATGTCGCCGAGATGCCGGGCGCCGAGGGGGGACGCGGGCTCGTGCTCCGCCATCACCAACTCGACGCCCTCGTAGCCCGACGCCCGTTCCATCACCCACCGCGCCTCGACGTCTGGTTTCTCGACGCCGACGTCGCGGAGCCGGCGCTCGGCCTGCTCGCGGAGATCGCGCCATGTGGGGGCGCTCAGTCTGTGCCTCCCGTACCGGCGAATTGTGCCTGTCGTTCATCGGCCGCGAGCGCGTCGGTGATCGCGTCGAGCTGGCCGGCGAGCACCTGGTCGAGCGAATGGAGCGTGAGCCCGATGCGGTGGTCGGTCACACGATTCTCCTTGAAGTTGTAGGTGCGGATCTTGTCGGACCGGCCGCCGCTCTTCACCTGGTCGCGCCGCGCCGACGACAGCTCCTCTTCCTGGCGTTCGCGCTCGGCCTGGAGCAGCCGGCTCCGGAGGATGCGCATCGCCTTGTCCTTGTTCTGGAGCTGACTCTTCTCGTCCTGGCACGTGACGACGAGGCCGGTGGGCTTGTGCGTGATCCTCACTGCGGAATCGGTCGTGTTCACCGATTGACCGCCCGGCCCGCTCGACCGGTACACCTCGGTCTTGAGGTCGTTGGGGCCGATATCGACGTCGATCTCCTCAGCCTCGGGGAGCACGGCCACCGTGGCCGCGCTCGTGTGCACGCGGCCCTGGCTCTCGGTGACGGGGACGCGCTGTACCCGGTGGGGTCCGGCCTCGTGCTTGAGGTGCGACCACGCGTCTTCACCCTTCACGACGAAGGTGATCTCCCGGAAGCCGCCCATGTCGGAGGGCTGGCGGTTGAGCACCTCGACCTTCCATCCGTGCGTGTCGGCGTACCGCTCGTACATGTGGAACAGGTCGGCGGCCCAGAGGTTGCCCTCCTCGCCACCCTCGCCGCCACGGATCTCCACGATCACGTTCTTCCCGTCGTTGGGATCACGCGACACGAGCAGCTCTCGGATGCGCGCATCGAGCTCGGTGAGCTGCGCGTCCTTCGCGTCGATCTCAGCGGAGAGGTACTCACGCATCTCGGGGTCCTCCTCGC from Acidimicrobiia bacterium includes:
- the prfA gene encoding peptide chain release factor 1, which gives rise to MFDRLAELEAELEKLESQLSEIYSSGDQRAARDAGRRNAELRPIVEAYRAYRDAEADLADARELLAGEEDPEMREYLSAEIDAKDAQLTELDARIRELLVSRDPNDGKNVIVEIRGGEGGEEGNLWAADLFHMYERYADTHGWKVEVLNRQPSDMGGFREITFVVKGEDAWSHLKHEAGPHRVQRVPVTESQGRVHTSAATVAVLPEAEEIDVDIGPNDLKTEVYRSSGPGGQSVNTTDSAVRITHKPTGLVVTCQDEKSQLQNKDKAMRILRSRLLQAERERQEEELSSARRDQVKSGGRSDKIRTYNFKENRVTDHRIGLTLHSLDQVLAGQLDAITDALAADERQAQFAGTGGTD
- the prmC gene encoding peptide chain release factor N(5)-glutamine methyltransferase encodes the protein MRRYGRHRLSAPTWRDLREQAERRLRDVGVEKPDVEARWVMERASGYEGVELVMAEHEPASPLGARHLGDMLERRAAGEPLQYVLGIWQFLGFDLFVDSRVLVPRPETEVVAQTAIEEAVRLGLRRGRPNAWAGATATYSVADLGTGSGALALALVSELPDAEVWATDISDDALAVARANFAGAGSLAARVRSVQGSWFDALPHHLKGELRLVVSNPPYVAAAEVEDLPREIADWEPRLALVSGPTGVEAIEQIVDDAREWLERESGVLVCELAPHQAEAMAAHASAAGYTEVSIRKDHTDRDRVLVARLVG
- a CDS encoding nuclear transport factor 2 family protein, with protein sequence MTHGVIERFLRSLVGHDWSALEACLADDFTRVGPYGDAYSSKADYLAFLSDLMPRLAGYEMQVARVSYADGAERHDRRRADQPRRGVHQTRSPA